In a single window of the Streptacidiphilus sp. P02-A3a genome:
- a CDS encoding biotin--[acetyl-CoA-carboxylase] ligase: MTSHWSDLERPPLRAAELERALVRPGGLWTSLRVVAATGSTNSDLAAEAALGAPGGAVLLAEEQTAGRGRLDRRWSAPPRSGVFVSLLLRPGLKDATGGGSVPREHWSWLPLLAGVATGAALSRAAEVGIGLKWPNDLLATVDGEERKVGGILAELSGDGGEGDAVVLGIGLNVTLRAEELPVPTAASLALAGARVTDRDTLVRSLLRVFAELYEDWCSVGGDPEASGLRTAYAARCATIGRSVRVELPGGVDLLGEAVTVDADGRLVVRTADGTERPVGAGDVVHVRPGASPLEG; the protein is encoded by the coding sequence GTGACTTCTCACTGGAGCGACCTGGAGCGGCCGCCACTGCGTGCCGCGGAGCTGGAACGAGCCCTGGTACGGCCCGGCGGGCTGTGGACCTCGCTGCGGGTGGTCGCCGCCACCGGCTCCACCAACAGCGATCTCGCCGCCGAGGCCGCGCTCGGCGCGCCGGGCGGCGCGGTGCTGCTCGCCGAGGAGCAGACGGCCGGGCGCGGGCGGCTCGACCGGCGCTGGAGCGCCCCGCCCCGGTCCGGGGTGTTCGTGTCGCTGCTGCTGCGCCCGGGCCTGAAGGACGCCACCGGCGGCGGCTCGGTGCCCCGCGAGCACTGGTCCTGGCTGCCGCTGCTGGCCGGGGTCGCCACCGGCGCGGCGCTCAGCCGCGCGGCCGAGGTCGGCATCGGCCTCAAGTGGCCGAACGACCTGCTGGCGACCGTGGACGGGGAGGAGCGCAAGGTCGGCGGGATCCTGGCCGAGCTGTCCGGCGACGGCGGCGAGGGCGACGCGGTGGTGCTCGGCATCGGCCTGAACGTCACCCTGCGGGCCGAGGAGCTGCCGGTGCCCACTGCCGCGTCGCTGGCCCTGGCCGGGGCCAGGGTCACCGACCGGGACACCCTGGTCCGCTCGCTGCTGCGGGTCTTCGCCGAGCTCTACGAGGACTGGTGCTCGGTCGGCGGCGATCCGGAGGCGAGCGGACTGCGGACGGCCTACGCCGCGCGCTGCGCCACCATCGGCCGCTCGGTGCGGGTGGAACTGCCGGGCGGGGTCGACCTGCTGGGCGAGGCGGTGACGGTGGACGCCGACGGGCGGCTGGTCGTGCGGACCGCCGACGGCACGGAGCGGCCGGTCGGAGCCGGTGATGTGGTGCACGTACGCCCGGGGGCGAGCCCCCTGGAAGGATGA
- a CDS encoding adenylate/guanylate cyclase domain-containing protein, which translates to MPLQLEQLILDSGRQYTPFQAARTAGVSMELASRFWRAMGFADIGQSRALTEADVIALRRLAGLVEAGLLSETMAVQVARSTGQTTARLAEWQIDTFLEHLTSASEPGLTRAEVAYPLVELLLPELEQFLVYVWRRQLAAVTGRVVQAAEDVDMQSGRLAVGFADLVGFTRLSRRLEDDELGELVENFEITCADLVAGRGGRLVKTLGDEILYVADEAATAADIGLALVETLSKDDSMPALRVGMAFGAVTTRMGDVFGTTVNLASRLTSIAPKDAVLVDGELAAALERESVVAPAGTGGSMGLVPGAADALSASLAVGLDPAERPAEVDDSALPYRFQLQPMWRRPVRGLGLVEPWLLSRRNEPAEGGRG; encoded by the coding sequence GTGCCGCTGCAACTGGAACAGCTGATCCTGGACTCCGGACGCCAGTACACCCCCTTCCAGGCGGCCCGGACGGCGGGCGTGTCGATGGAGCTGGCGTCCCGCTTCTGGCGGGCGATGGGCTTCGCCGACATCGGCCAGTCCCGGGCGCTGACCGAGGCCGACGTGATCGCGCTGCGGCGGCTGGCCGGGCTGGTGGAGGCCGGGCTGCTGAGCGAGACCATGGCGGTCCAGGTGGCGCGGTCCACCGGGCAGACCACCGCGCGGCTCGCCGAGTGGCAGATCGACACCTTCCTGGAGCACCTGACCTCCGCCTCGGAGCCCGGGCTGACCCGGGCCGAGGTGGCGTACCCGCTGGTGGAGCTGCTGCTGCCGGAGCTGGAGCAGTTCCTGGTCTACGTCTGGCGGCGGCAGCTGGCGGCGGTGACCGGGCGGGTGGTGCAGGCCGCCGAGGACGTCGACATGCAGAGCGGGCGGCTCGCGGTGGGCTTCGCCGACCTGGTGGGCTTCACCCGGCTGTCGCGGCGGCTGGAGGACGACGAGCTCGGCGAACTGGTCGAGAACTTCGAGATCACCTGCGCCGACCTGGTCGCCGGGCGCGGCGGGCGGCTGGTGAAGACCCTCGGCGACGAGATCCTCTACGTCGCCGACGAGGCGGCCACCGCAGCCGACATCGGGCTGGCCCTGGTGGAGACGCTGAGCAAGGACGACTCGATGCCCGCGCTGCGGGTCGGCATGGCGTTCGGGGCGGTCACTACCCGGATGGGCGATGTCTTCGGTACGACGGTGAACCTGGCCAGTCGGCTCACCTCGATCGCCCCCAAGGACGCGGTGCTGGTCGACGGCGAGCTGGCGGCGGCGCTGGAGCGGGAGTCGGTGGTCGCCCCGGCCGGGACCGGGGGCTCGATGGGGCTGGTGCCGGGCGCGGCCGACGCCCTGTCGGCGTCGCTGGCGGTGGGTCTGGACCCGGCCGAGCGTCCGGCCGAGGTGGACGACAGCGCGCTGCCGTACCGGTTCCAGCTCCAGCCGATGTGGCGGCGGCCGGTGCGCGGCCTCGGCCTGGTCGAGCCCTGGCTGCTGAGCCGCCGCAACGAGCCGGCCGAGGGCGGCAGGGGCTGA
- a CDS encoding acyl-CoA carboxylase epsilon subunit, translating to MPPIKVLHGQPSPEELAAVLAVVSARAAAYAARSEDAAPASVWADRARAMTRPPRPGAYAWRTSAWAR from the coding sequence ATGCCGCCGATCAAGGTTCTGCACGGCCAGCCCAGCCCGGAGGAGCTCGCCGCCGTCCTGGCGGTGGTCTCCGCCCGGGCGGCGGCGTACGCCGCCCGGTCCGAGGACGCCGCCCCGGCGTCCGTCTGGGCCGACCGCGCCCGCGCGATGACCCGCCCGCCGCGCCCCGGCGCGTACGCCTGGCGTACCTCCGCCTGGGCGCGCTAG
- the mmpB gene encoding morphogenic membrane protein MmpB — translation MLWSDPVDDSAQQRRQVHTLLRRAGVLIAVFAVLLLVVVMWSA, via the coding sequence ATGCTCTGGTCCGACCCGGTGGACGACTCGGCGCAGCAGCGACGCCAGGTGCACACGCTGCTGCGGCGGGCGGGTGTGCTGATCGCGGTGTTCGCGGTACTGCTGCTGGTGGTCGTGATGTGGTCGGCCTGA
- a CDS encoding nucleoside triphosphate pyrophosphatase encodes MTSPSAAVRAPALVLASASPARLGLLRQAGFDPRVIVSGVDESALDAPTPAELALVLARAKAAAVAAVLGAAEAEGPALVVGCDSVLELDGQALGKPADAAEALRRWQSMRGRSGVLRTGHCVIDTRTGGRASATASTTVRFGNPSDAEVAAYIATGEPLHVAGAFTLDGRSAPFIEGIDGDPGNVIGLSLPLLRSLLAELDVNVTDLWV; translated from the coding sequence ATGACTTCGCCGTCCGCCGCCGTCCGCGCGCCCGCTCTCGTCCTCGCCTCCGCCTCCCCCGCCCGGCTCGGGCTGCTGCGGCAGGCCGGGTTCGACCCCCGGGTGATCGTCAGCGGGGTGGACGAGAGCGCCCTGGACGCGCCCACCCCCGCCGAACTCGCGCTGGTCCTGGCGCGGGCCAAGGCCGCCGCGGTGGCCGCCGTGCTCGGCGCCGCCGAGGCGGAGGGCCCGGCGCTGGTGGTCGGCTGCGACTCGGTGCTGGAGCTGGACGGCCAGGCCCTGGGCAAGCCCGCCGACGCGGCCGAGGCGCTGCGCCGCTGGCAGTCCATGCGCGGGCGCAGCGGCGTGCTGCGGACCGGGCACTGCGTGATCGACACCCGGACCGGCGGGCGCGCCTCGGCGACCGCCTCCACCACCGTCCGCTTCGGCAACCCGAGCGACGCCGAGGTGGCCGCGTACATCGCCACCGGCGAACCGCTGCACGTGGCCGGGGCGTTCACGCTGGACGGCCGCTCCGCGCCGTTCATCGAGGGCATCGACGGCGACCCGGGCAACGTGATCGGCCTGTCGCTGCCGCTGCTGCGGTCGCTGCTGGCCGAGTTGGACGTCAACGTGACCGACCTCTGGGTGTAA
- a CDS encoding MurR/RpiR family transcriptional regulator, which translates to MSETPPAVAEGVTPGPSGRLLSLFDGHRLTPTQRRIAHCLVRHASDAPFLSSVEVAELAGVSQPSVTRFAVALGFDGYPALRRRLRELGPADPGEPGGGQESARDAVRNEQQQAVLAEIANLQHLAAVLADPEPVLQAARLLAASRPLLVLGLRAASAQAHGFAYFAAKVHPDVRLLAEGGTMALDRIEQAVQAGATTLICFALPRHPRELVDLLSAARRAGLTVITVADSAFAPVAELTDLMLPAAVGSSLVFDTACAPMMLGRVLLQAMCDELPDSVARLEAFELAAAARGLFVG; encoded by the coding sequence ATGAGTGAGACACCGCCCGCCGTGGCCGAGGGCGTCACCCCGGGGCCCTCCGGCAGGCTGCTCAGCCTGTTCGACGGGCACCGGCTGACCCCCACGCAGCGGCGCATCGCACACTGCCTGGTCCGCCATGCCTCCGACGCGCCCTTCCTGTCCAGCGTGGAGGTCGCCGAGCTGGCCGGGGTCAGCCAGCCCTCGGTCACCCGCTTCGCCGTCGCCCTGGGGTTCGACGGCTACCCGGCGCTGCGCCGCCGCCTGCGCGAGCTCGGCCCGGCCGACCCCGGCGAGCCCGGCGGCGGGCAGGAGAGCGCCCGCGACGCCGTCCGCAACGAGCAGCAGCAGGCGGTGCTCGCCGAGATCGCCAACCTGCAGCACCTGGCGGCGGTGCTGGCCGATCCGGAGCCGGTGCTCCAGGCGGCCAGGCTGCTGGCGGCCTCGCGCCCGCTGCTGGTGCTCGGCCTGCGCGCGGCCTCGGCCCAGGCCCACGGCTTCGCGTACTTCGCGGCCAAGGTCCACCCCGACGTCCGGCTGTTGGCCGAGGGCGGGACGATGGCGCTGGACCGCATCGAGCAGGCGGTCCAGGCCGGTGCGACCACACTGATCTGCTTCGCGCTGCCGCGCCACCCGCGCGAGCTGGTGGATCTGCTGAGCGCGGCCAGGCGGGCCGGGCTGACCGTGATCACCGTCGCCGACAGCGCGTTCGCGCCGGTCGCCGAGCTGACCGATCTGATGCTGCCCGCCGCCGTGGGCTCCAGCCTGGTCTTCGACACGGCCTGCGCCCCGATGATGCTGGGACGGGTGCTGCTCCA
- the hutH gene encoding histidine ammonia-lyase, with product MDTVVVGKANVSPADVIAVARGNARITLSEDALAEMAGARARIDALAAEPRPVYGVSTGFGALAVRHIERPLRAQLQRSLVRSHAAGMGPQVEREVTRALMFLRLKTLASGRTGVRPLIAETMAAILNAGITPVVREFGSLGCSGDLAPLSHCALTLMGEGEAHGPDGEIRPAGELLAEAGITPVELAEKEGLALINGTDGMLGMLVMALADLARLFTTADITAAMSLEALLGTDKVLQPELHAIRPHPGQAASAANMLRVLQGSGLTGHHQDDAPRVQDAYSIRCAPQVAGAGRDTLTHAQLVAERELASAVDNPVVLPDGRVESNGNFHGAPVAYVLDFLAIAAADLGSIAERRTDRLLDKNRSHGLPPFLADDPGLDSGLMIAQYTQAALVSENKRLAVPASVDSIPSSAMQEDHVSMGWSAARKLRTAVDNLARILAVELTASARALDIRTAGGSGPLAPATAAAVAAARAAGVAGPGTDRFLAPDLDAAAGLVAGGGLVAAVEAVTGRLA from the coding sequence GTGGACACCGTCGTCGTCGGCAAGGCCAACGTCTCCCCGGCCGATGTGATCGCGGTCGCCCGGGGCAATGCCCGGATCACCCTCTCCGAGGACGCCCTCGCCGAGATGGCCGGCGCGCGTGCCCGGATCGACGCCCTCGCGGCCGAGCCCCGCCCGGTCTACGGCGTCTCGACCGGCTTCGGCGCGCTCGCCGTGCGCCATATCGAACGTCCGCTGCGGGCCCAGCTCCAGCGCTCGCTGGTGCGCTCGCACGCCGCGGGCATGGGACCGCAGGTCGAGCGGGAGGTCACCCGGGCGCTGATGTTCCTGCGGCTGAAGACCCTCGCCTCCGGCCGCACCGGCGTCCGGCCGCTGATCGCCGAGACCATGGCCGCGATCCTGAACGCCGGGATCACCCCGGTCGTCCGCGAGTTCGGCTCGCTCGGCTGCTCCGGCGACCTGGCCCCGCTCTCGCACTGCGCGCTCACCCTGATGGGCGAGGGCGAGGCCCACGGCCCGGACGGCGAGATCCGCCCGGCCGGGGAGCTGCTGGCCGAGGCCGGGATCACCCCGGTCGAGCTGGCCGAGAAGGAGGGCCTGGCGCTGATCAACGGCACCGACGGGATGCTCGGCATGCTGGTGATGGCCCTGGCCGACCTCGCCCGGCTGTTCACCACCGCCGACATCACCGCCGCGATGTCGCTGGAGGCGCTGCTCGGCACCGACAAGGTGCTCCAGCCGGAGCTGCACGCCATCCGCCCGCACCCGGGCCAGGCCGCCAGTGCCGCCAACATGCTGCGGGTGCTCCAGGGCTCCGGCCTGACCGGCCACCACCAGGACGACGCGCCGCGGGTCCAGGACGCCTACTCGATCCGCTGCGCCCCGCAGGTCGCGGGCGCGGGCCGGGACACCCTCACGCACGCCCAGCTGGTCGCCGAGCGCGAGCTGGCGTCCGCCGTGGACAACCCGGTGGTGCTGCCCGACGGCCGGGTCGAGTCCAACGGCAACTTCCACGGCGCCCCGGTCGCCTACGTGCTGGACTTCCTCGCCATCGCCGCCGCCGACCTCGGTTCCATCGCCGAGCGCCGCACCGACCGGCTGCTCGACAAGAACCGCTCGCACGGCCTGCCGCCGTTCCTCGCGGACGACCCGGGCCTGGACTCCGGTCTGATGATCGCCCAGTACACCCAGGCCGCGCTGGTCAGCGAGAACAAGCGGCTCGCGGTCCCGGCCTCGGTGGACTCCATCCCCTCCTCGGCGATGCAGGAGGACCACGTCTCCATGGGCTGGTCCGCCGCGCGCAAGCTGCGGACGGCGGTCGACAACCTGGCCCGGATCCTGGCCGTGGAGCTCACCGCCTCGGCCCGGGCGCTGGACATCCGGACGGCTGGCGGCAGCGGTCCGCTGGCCCCGGCCACCGCGGCGGCCGTCGCCGCCGCGCGCGCGGCCGGGGTGGCCGGGCCCGGCACCGACCGCTTCCTGGCCCCCGACCTGGACGCGGCGGCCGGACTGGTCGCCGGTGGCGGCCTGGTCGCGGCGGTCGAGGCGGTCACCGGCCGACTGGCCTGA
- the fdhD gene encoding formate dehydrogenase accessory sulfurtransferase FdhD, with protein sequence MARATERRRTVRLQGPRRSVRPDSLAAEEPLEIRINGTALTVSMRTPGHDFDLVAGFLVAEGLVAGLDGLTALRYCAGTDSEGGNSYNVIDATLPNRAAAPATLHRNLLTSSACGICGRETVEAIRTRVPHDLTTDGLRVAPETLYGLPDKLRAAQALFEATGGLHAAGLFTADGRLLCLREDVGRHNAVDKVIGWALREDLLPLRGHLLMVSGRASFELTQKAAMAGLPLLAAVSAPSSLAVDLAEELGLTLVGFLRDRSANVYTGAERILTPVASA encoded by the coding sequence ATGGCCCGGGCCACCGAACGCCGCCGCACCGTCCGCCTCCAGGGCCCGCGGCGCAGCGTCCGCCCGGACAGTCTGGCCGCCGAGGAACCGCTGGAGATCCGGATCAACGGGACCGCGCTGACCGTCAGCATGCGCACCCCCGGCCACGACTTCGACCTGGTCGCCGGGTTCCTGGTGGCCGAGGGCCTGGTCGCCGGGCTGGACGGGCTGACCGCGCTGCGCTACTGCGCGGGCACCGACAGCGAGGGCGGCAACAGCTACAACGTGATCGACGCCACCCTGCCGAACCGCGCCGCCGCCCCCGCCACGCTCCACCGCAACCTGCTGACCTCCAGCGCCTGCGGCATCTGCGGGCGGGAGACGGTGGAGGCGATCCGCACCCGGGTACCGCACGACCTGACCACGGACGGGCTCCGGGTCGCGCCGGAGACCCTGTACGGGCTGCCGGACAAGCTGCGCGCCGCGCAGGCGCTGTTCGAGGCCACCGGCGGCCTGCACGCGGCCGGACTGTTCACCGCCGACGGACGGCTGCTCTGCCTGCGCGAGGACGTCGGCCGCCACAACGCCGTGGACAAGGTCATCGGCTGGGCGCTGCGCGAGGACCTGCTACCGCTGCGCGGCCACCTGCTGATGGTCAGCGGCCGGGCGTCGTTCGAGCTGACCCAGAAGGCGGCGATGGCCGGGCTGCCGCTGCTGGCGGCGGTCTCCGCGCCGTCCTCGCTGGCGGTGGACCTGGCCGAGGAGCTGGGGCTGACCCTGGTCGGCTTCCTGCGGGACCGCAGCGCCAACGTCTACACCGGCGCCGAGCGGATCCTCACCCCGGTCGCGTCGGCCTGA
- a CDS encoding acyl-CoA carboxylase subunit beta, which produces MSQAEIANEGAAIHTTAGKIAELRRRMDEAVHSGSARAVEKQHAKGKLTARERIALLLDEDSFVEFDEFARHRSTNFGQERTRPYGDGVITGYGTVDGRQVAVFAQDFTVFGGSLGEVFGEKIVKVMDFALKTGCPMIGINDSGGARIQEGVASLGLYGEIFRRNVLASGVVPQISLVMGPCAGGAVYSPAITDFVVMADQTSHMFITGPDVIKTVTGEDVGMEELGGARTHNSRSGNAHHLAADEKEAIDFVKALLSYLPSNNLEEPPAYPEEADLTVSAVDLELDTIIPDSANQPYDMHQVIAHVLDEGEFLETQALFAPNMLTGFGRVEGRAVGVVANQPMQFAGCLDIDASEKAARFVRTCDAFNVPVLTFVDVPGFLPGTGQEWNGIIRRGAKLIYAYAEATVPLITVITRKAYGGAYDVMGSKHLGADLNLAWPTAQIAVMGAQGAVNILHRAALAEAEDPTAKRAELMEAYEDTLLNPYVAAERGYVDAVVLPSETRQQIVRGLRALRNKREVLPPKKHGNIPL; this is translated from the coding sequence ATGTCCCAAGCCGAGATCGCAAACGAGGGCGCAGCGATCCACACCACCGCCGGGAAGATCGCCGAGCTGCGGCGCCGGATGGACGAGGCGGTGCACTCCGGCTCGGCGCGCGCCGTGGAGAAGCAGCACGCCAAGGGCAAGCTGACGGCCCGCGAGCGGATCGCGCTGCTGCTCGACGAGGACTCCTTCGTGGAGTTCGACGAGTTCGCGCGGCACCGCTCCACCAATTTCGGCCAGGAACGGACCCGCCCCTACGGCGACGGCGTGATCACCGGCTACGGCACGGTCGACGGCCGCCAGGTGGCGGTCTTCGCGCAGGACTTCACCGTCTTCGGCGGCTCGCTGGGCGAGGTCTTCGGCGAGAAGATCGTCAAGGTGATGGACTTCGCGCTGAAGACCGGCTGTCCGATGATCGGCATCAACGACTCCGGCGGCGCGCGGATCCAGGAGGGCGTGGCCTCGCTCGGCCTGTACGGCGAGATCTTCCGCCGGAACGTGCTGGCGTCCGGGGTGGTCCCGCAGATCTCGCTGGTGATGGGCCCGTGCGCGGGCGGCGCGGTGTACTCCCCGGCGATCACCGACTTCGTGGTGATGGCCGACCAGACCTCGCACATGTTCATCACCGGCCCCGACGTGATCAAGACCGTCACCGGCGAGGACGTCGGCATGGAGGAGCTGGGGGGCGCCCGCACCCACAACTCCCGCTCCGGCAACGCGCACCACCTGGCCGCCGACGAGAAGGAGGCCATCGACTTCGTCAAGGCCCTCCTCTCCTACCTGCCCTCCAACAACCTGGAGGAGCCCCCGGCCTACCCCGAGGAGGCCGACCTGACGGTCTCCGCGGTGGACCTGGAGCTGGACACGATCATCCCGGACTCCGCCAACCAGCCCTACGACATGCACCAGGTCATCGCCCACGTGCTGGACGAGGGCGAGTTCCTGGAGACCCAGGCGCTGTTCGCGCCCAACATGCTGACCGGCTTCGGCCGGGTCGAGGGCCGCGCGGTCGGGGTGGTCGCCAACCAGCCGATGCAGTTCGCCGGCTGCCTGGACATCGACGCCTCGGAGAAGGCCGCGCGCTTCGTGCGCACCTGCGACGCCTTCAACGTCCCGGTGCTGACCTTCGTGGACGTCCCCGGCTTCCTGCCCGGCACCGGGCAGGAGTGGAACGGCATCATCCGCCGCGGCGCCAAGCTGATCTACGCCTACGCCGAGGCCACCGTCCCGCTGATCACCGTGATCACCCGCAAGGCGTACGGCGGCGCGTACGACGTGATGGGCTCCAAGCACCTCGGGGCCGACCTCAACCTGGCCTGGCCGACCGCGCAGATCGCGGTGATGGGCGCCCAGGGCGCGGTCAACATCCTGCACCGGGCGGCGCTGGCCGAGGCCGAGGACCCGACCGCGAAGCGCGCCGAGCTGATGGAGGCGTACGAGGACACCCTGCTGAACCCGTATGTCGCCGCCGAACGCGGGTACGTGGACGCCGTGGTGCTGCCGTCGGAGACCCGGCAGCAGATCGTCAGGGGGCTGCGCGCGCTGCGCAACAAGCGCGAGGTGCTGCCGCCGAAGAAGCACGGCAACATCCCGCTCTAG